Below is a window of Bacteroidales bacterium DNA.
ACATTAGGATCGTTTTTTAAAAATTTTCTCAACTTTGTAATGTAAACGTCCATGCTACGAGCAGTAAAGTAGTTGCTTTCGTCCCATATTTCACGCAAAATAAGGTCACGCTCAACCACCTGATTATAGTTTTTTGCCAACATAAACAGCAGTTTCCCCTCTTTTGGACTAAGTCGCTCTTCTTCACCTTCAAAAGTTAAAATTCTAAATTCAGGATTATACTCATATTTGCCTATTTTAAACGGTTTATCTTTACCCTGAAGCAATTCACTACGTCTGCGTATTATGGCCTTTATTTTGTATAATAAAACCTCCGAATCGAACGGTTTTGTTATATAGTCGTCAGCTCCGAGCTTAAAACCCTCTAACACGTCTTCTTTCATAGTTTTGGCGGTAAGGAAAATAAAGGGGACTAATTTGTCTTTTTCTCTAATCAGCTTTGCCAACTTAAAACCATCGATATTAGGTAGCATAACATCAAGAATACATAAATCGAAATTATGTTTTGAAAACTCTTGTATTGCTTTTTCACCATTGCTTACCCAAACTACTGT
It encodes the following:
- a CDS encoding response regulator transcription factor translates to MKKRYTIFLVEDDINFGTVLRSYLEMQRFTVVWVSNGEKAIQEFSKHNFDLCILDVMLPNIDGFKLAKLIREKDKLVPFIFLTAKTMKEDVLEGFKLGADDYITKPFDSEVLLYKIKAIIRRRSELLQGKDKPFKIGKYEYNPEFRILTFEGEEERLSPKEGKLLFMLAKNYNQVVERDLILREIWDESNYFTARSMDVYITKLRKFLKNDPNVAIENIHGSGYMLSIKNVL